One genomic window of Ziziphus jujuba cultivar Dongzao chromosome 4, ASM3175591v1 includes the following:
- the LOC107415081 gene encoding ruBisCO large subunit-binding protein subunit beta, chloroplastic: MASTFAAGSLAPPTSARLVDTKFRKLSSSSSIASTPSFAARRNLLLRRTPSPWRISAMAKDLHFNKDGSAIKKLQTGVNKLADLVGVTLGPKGRNVVLESKYGSPKIVNDGVTVAKEVELEDPVENIGAKLVRQAAAKTNDLAGDGTTTSVVLAQGLIAEGVKVVAAGANPVLITRGIEKTTKALVSELKTMSKEVEDSELADVAAVSAGNNYEVGNMIAEAMSKVGRKGVVTLEEGKSADNSLYVVEGMQFDRGYISPYFVTDSEKMAVEYDNCKLLLVDKKITNARDLINVLEDAIRGGYPIVVIAEDIEQEALATLVVNKLRGALKIAALKAPGFGERKSQYLDDIAILTGGTVIRDEVGLTLDKAEKEVLGHASKIVLTKDSTTIVGDGSTQEAVNKRVAQIRNLIEAAEQDYEKEKLNERIAKLSGGVAVIQVGAQTETELKEKKLRVEDALNATKAAVEEGIVVGGGCTLLRLASKVDTIKDGLDNDEEKVGADIVRRALSYPLKLIAKNAGVNGSVVSEKVLSSDNVKYGYNAATGKYEDLMAAGIIDPTKVVRCCLEHAASVAKTFLMSDCVVVEIKEPEPAPVGNPMDNSGYGY; the protein is encoded by the exons ATGGCATCGACTTTCGCAGCTGGTTCCTTGGCTCCTCCTACAAGCGCTCGTCTCGTTGATACCAAATTCCGAAAGCTTTCGTCTTCGTCATCTATTGCATCAACCCCTTCCTTTGCTGCGAGGCGTAACCTTTTGCTTAGAAGAACACCTTCTCCATGGAGAATCTCTGCCATGGCCAAGGACTTGCATTTCAACAAGGATGGTTCCGCCATTAAGAAGCTCCAG ACTGGTGTTAACAAGCTCGCTGATTTAGTTGGGGTTACACTGGGTCCAAAAGGCAGGAATGTTGTGCTAGAGAGCAAGTATGGCTCTCCCAAAATTGTCAACGACGGTGTCACTGTCGCCAAGGAG GTTGAATTGGAGGACCCTGTGGAGAACATTGGAGCTAAATTGGTTAGACAGGCAGCTGCAAAGACTAATGATTTGGCTGGTGACGGAACTACAACATCAGTTGTTCTTGCTCAGGGTCTTATTGCTGAAGGTGTCAAG GTTGTAGCAGCTGGGGCTAACCCTGTTTTAATTACACGAGGGATTGAGAAGACCACAAAAGCTCTTGTTTCCGAACTTAAGACCATGTCTAAGGAG GTCGAAGACAGTGAATTGGCGGATGTTGCAGCTGTTAGTGCAGGAAACAACTATGAGGTTGGTAATATGATAGCTGAAGCCATGAGCAAAGTGGGCCGGAAGGGCGTGGTGACCCTTGAAGAGGGAAAGAGTGCCGACAACAGTCTGTATGTTGTTGAGGGAATGCAATTCGATCGTGGTTATATCTCGCCTTATTTTGTAACTGACAGTGAGAAAATGGCAGTGGAGTACGACAACTGCAAG TTGCTATTGGTAGATAAGAAAATAACCAATGCAAGAGACCTTATCAATGTGCTGGAGGATGCTATCAGGGGTGGGTACCCAATTGTGGTTATTGCAGAAGACATTGAGCAAGAAGCTTTAGCAACTCTGGTTGTGAACAAACTTAGAGGTGCTTTAAAGATTGCTGCTCTCAAAGCTCCTGGTTTTGGTGAACGCAAGAGCCAGTACCTTGATGACATTGCTATTCTCACTGGAG GAACTGTGATCAGAGATGAGGTGGGGCTCACCTTAGATAAAGCAGAAAAGGAGGTTCTTGGCCATGCCTCAAAGATTGTTCTTACCAAGGATTCCACCACAATTGTTGGCGATGGAAGCACGCAGGAAGCAGTTAACAAGCGAGTTGCACAGATCAGAAACCTTATCGAG GCTGCAGAGCAAGATTATGAAAAGGAGAAACTCAATGAAAGAATTGCAAAGTTATCTGGTGGTGTTGCTGTGATACAG GTTGGAGCACAAACTGAGACGGagctaaaagaaaagaaactgaGAGTTGAAGATGCTCTTAATGCCACAAAG GCTGCTGTTGAGGAAGGGATTGTAGTTGGTGGTGGATGCACCCTGCTGAGACTTGCATCGAAGGTGGATACCATCAAGGATGGCCTTGATAACGATGAAGAGAAG GTGGGAGCGGATATTGTTAGAAGAGCTTTAAGTTATCCACTGAAATTAATTGCGAAGAATGCTGGTGTTAATGGAAGCGTAGTTAGTGAGAAG GTGCTCTCCAGTGACAATGTTAAGTATGGATATAATGCTGCCACTGGAAAATATGAAGATTTAATGGCTGCTGGAATTATTGATCCAACAAAG GTAGTGAGATGTTGCCTCGAGCATGCTGCTTCGGTAGCAAAAACGTTCTTAATGTCGGATTGTGTGGTTGTGGAGATTAAGGAGCCAGAGCCTGCCCCTGTGGGTAACCCCATGGACAATTCAG GATATGGATATTGA
- the LOC107415029 gene encoding pumilio homolog 12 gives MEKGRTELEFDEFEKLLGEIPNATSGNPPSEDSEPKRVYLDKSLSSISVNSYKGPLSQKLQNNERLDVGKNLLNKFQRSPVKGVQPEETQLPDDHSLTSAFAELSFNGGVNMEAGSKPLENCRTVQNYNFSQDGKLPNSLKKQTSTMDSPILVVPPVRPLNNILSTNVVQQTTNLSKVNTEELNRHQVNYFQPIENFSAAVPMAHPMHGFQFLSNLPVPGMQFPVMSDQQQVFLDTQSRLPYLHSQQINQHQINWSNIEDERSYSRMHQRFLQQLHNQLLEGQHLAPENGNFASRIMSRNPKHPHFEVPLYQEPFWNNFATIRSFNQSNPPFSSTDFNTMEVLDKVGLRSFPEKILTRSHGKDTLKAVKFGSIGANESLACVGENEKILPIGHLRQKLSTPSGGYFQLDNLIPWCLFPDGTDLKPLPPKYNSLDEVTGKIYLMAKDQHGCRFLQRKFAEGTPQDVKKIFDEIIYHVVELMTDPFGNYLVQKLLEVCDEDQQKQIIRSITRKSGELVRISCDMHGTRAVQKVIETLKSPEQFSMVVSSLKPGIVTLIKNMNGNHVAQRCLQYLMPEYSEFLFEAATTNCVELATDRHGCCVLQKCLIHSDGEQRRRLICEITSNALILSQDPFGNYVVQFVFELQLPWATTDILDQLEGNYGDLSMQKHSSNVVEKSLKYAAEEHRSCIIQELIDNPRLDQIMQDPYGNYVIQAALNQSKGNLHGKLVDAIKPHARVLRTSPYGKKVLSSNSLKK, from the exons ATGGAAAAAGGGAGAACTGAACTAGAGTTCGATGAATTTGAGAAACTTCTCGGTGAGATACCAAATGCTACTTCTGGCAATCCACCTTCTGAGGATTCTGAACCTAAAAGGGTGTACTTGGACAAAAGCTTGTCTTCCATCTCTGTGAACTCTTACAAAGGGCCTTTAAGCCAGAAACTTCAAAACAATGAGAGGTTGGATGTGGGAAAAAACTTGCTGAATAAATTTCAACGGTCACCAGTAAAAGGTGTTCAACCAGAGGAAACGCAGCTCCCTGATGACCATTCCTTGACATCGGCATTTGCAGAACTGAGCTTTAATGGCGGAGTGAATATGGAAGCTGGGAGTAAGCCTTTGGAAAATTGTAGAACCGTACAGAACTATAACTTTTCTCAGGATGGAAAACTCCCAAACAGCCTAAAGAAACAAACTTCCACTATGGATTCACCAATACTGGTTGTTCCTCCTGTTCGACCACTAAATAATATACTTAGCACAAACGTTGTCCAGCAAACCACAAATTTGTCAAAAGTCAATACTGAAGAACTCAATAGACACCAAGTTAATTATTTCCAGCCAATAGAAAATTTCTCTGCTGCTGTTCCGATGGCTCATCCAATGCATGGTTTTCAGTTCCTTTCTAATTTGCCTGTTCCTGGTATGCAGTTCCCTGTAATGTCTGATCAGCAACAAGTCTTTCTGGACACACAATCTCGGCTTCCTTACCTTCATTCACAACAAATAAACCAGCATCAAATTAACTGGAGCAATATTGAAGATGAACGCAGTTATAGTAGGATGCACCAGCGGTTCCTGCAGCAGCTGCATAATCAGCTGTTGGAGGGTCAGCATCTGGCGCCAGAAAATGGCAATTTTGCAAGCAGGATAATGAGTAGGAACCCAAAGCACCCGCATTTTGAGGTGCCACTCTATCAGGAGCCATTTTGGAATAATTTTGCAACGATCAGGAGTTTTAACCAATCAAatcctccattttcttcaacagACTTTAATACAATGGAAGTTTTGGACAAAGTGGGATTGCGCAGTTTCCCTGAAAAGATTCTAACAAGGTCACATGGAAAGGACACACTAAAAGCTGTGAAGTTTGGCTCCATTGGAGCAAATGAATCACTTGCTTGTGttggtgaaaatgaaaaaattctCCCCATTGGTCATCTCCGGCAGAAGTTATCTACTCCAAGCGGAGGATACTTTCAGTTGGATAATTTGATTCCATGGTGCTTGTTCCCTGATGGTACTGATCTGAAGCCACTGCCTCCGAAATATAACTCTCTGGATGAAGTAACTGGTAAAATTTATCTCATGGCTAAAGACCAGCACGGTTGCCGCTTCTTACAAAGAAAATTTGCTGAAGGCACCCCACAAGATGTTAAAAAGATATTTGATGAAATCATATACCACGTTGTCGAGCTTATGACGGATCCTTTTGGGAATTACCTTGTTCAGAAGCTGCTTGAAGTGTGTGATGAGGATCAGCAGAAGCAAATAATTCGTTCAATCACTAGAAAGTCAGGGGAGCTTGTTAGAATTTCATGTGATATGCATGg GACTAGGGCTGTTCAAAAAGTTATTGAAACTCTCAAGTCTCCGGAGCAGTTTTCCATGGTTGTTTCCTCGCTAAAGCCTGGTATAGTGACTCTAATAAAGAACATGAATGGCAACCATGTTGCTCAACGCTGCTTGCAGTACTTAATGCCCGAGTATAGTGAG TTCCTTTTTGAAGCTGCAACTACTAATTGTGTAGAGCTTGCAACTGACCGTCATGGCTGTTGCGTGCTTCAAAAATGCCTTATCCATTCTGATGGTGAGCAAAGACGCCGTTTAATCTGTGAGATCACATCAAATGCTCTAATCCTTTCCCAAGATCCTTTCGG GAACTATGTTGTCCAATTTGTATTTGAGCTTCAGCTTCCATGGGCAACCACAGATATTCTTGATCAACTGGAGGGTAACTACGGGGATCTGTCCATGCAGAAGCATAGCAGTAACGTGGTGGAAAAGAGCCTGAAATATGCTGCTGAAGAACATCGCAGTTGTATTATTCAGGAGCTTATAGATAATCCACGTCTAGATCAAATCATGCAGGATCCTTATGGAAATTATGTCATCCAAGCAGCACTTAATCAATCCAAG GGTAACCTTCATGGTAAATTGGTGGATGCCATAAAACCCCATGCTCGTGTTCTCCGGACCAGTCCATACGGGAAGAAAGTCCTCTCTAGCAATAGtttgaagaaataa
- the LOC107415058 gene encoding protein MET1, chloroplastic, producing the protein MYLAPTTHPSLCSSPPLPRKHIPALICHTNKLYFLSKNSSFVTACTSGNTSSSCFLSAQLSKPALFIVKASETEPKSQTTESDGEGGEQEQQPYEEYEVELVQPYGLRFAKGRDGGTYIDAIAPGGAADKTGLFTVGDKVLATSAVFGEEIWPAAEYGRTMYTIRQRIGPLLMKMQKRYGKLEETGELTEKEIIRAERNSGVISNRVREIQMQNYLRKKEQKERRERDLREGLQLYRNAKYEEALEKFESVLGSRPDPYEASVASYNVACCYSKLNQVQAGLSALEDALLAGFEDFKRVRSDPDLAALRKSEEFEPLLKRFDESFINESAINAIKSLFGFNKK; encoded by the exons ATGTATTTAGCTCCTACAACTCATCCATCTCTCTGTTCTTCACCACCACTGCCAAGAAAGCACATCCCAGCTTTGATTTGTCATACCAATAAGTTGtactttttatccaaaaattctTCATTTGTCACCGCTTGTACCAGTGGTAATACTAGTTCAAGCTGTTTTCTCAGTGCCCAGTTGTCAAAGCCTGCGCTTTTCATAGTAAAGGCATCGGAAACTGAGCCCAAGTCCCAGACAACAGAAAGTGATGGAGAAGGGGGTGAGCAAGAGCAACAACCGTATGAAGAGTATGAAGTAGAGTTGGTGCAGCCATATGGGCTCAGATTCGCGAAGGGTCGAGATGGTGGAACTTATATTGATGCCATTGCGCCCGGTGGAGCTGCCGACAAGACTGGGTTGTTCACTGTTGGCGATAAAGTACTTGCAACTAG TGCAGTTTTTGGGGAAGAAATATGGCCTGCTGCAGAATATGGGAGGACAATGTACACCATTCGTCAGAGGATTGGTCCTCTACTCATGAAAATGCAGAAGAGATATG GGAAGTTGGAGGAAACCGGTGAGTTAACAGAAAAGGAGATAATCAGAGCTGAAAGAAATTCTGGTGTCATTAGCAACAGAGTGAGGGAAATTCAA ATGCAAAACTACTTGAGGAAGAAGGAACAGAAAGAACGCAGAGAAAGGGATCTTCGAGAAGGGTTGCAGCTTTATAG GAATGCCAAATATGAGGAAGCATTGGAGAAATTTGAGTCTGTATTAGGATCGAGACCAGATCCATATGAAGCTTCAGTAGCCAGTTACAATGTTGCCTGCTGTTATTCTAAGCTTAATCAG gTACAAGCTGGACTGTCTGCCCTTGAGGATGCCTTGCTAGCCGGATTTGAAGACTTCAAG AGAGTCCGTTCGGATCCAGACCTGGCCGCTTTAAGAAAATCTGAGGAATTTGAACCTCTGTTAAAAAGATTTGATGAATCATTTATCAATGAGAGTGCGATCAATGCCATCAAATCTTTGTTTGGATTCAACAAGAAATAG
- the LOC107415057 gene encoding receptor-like protein 46, translated as MPKLIHLLALLLFFFTPCLCCFEDQSHALLQFKSSLISSTNSSNDSLFSLESWKPGSDCCLWDRVICSTPSSGSDLRSVIALHLGSLVSMESSGPMMVSSSILKPLSRIRSLALLDISYNYIQGEIPGNELANLTKLVHLDMMNNNFSGSIPPQVFHLKYLRYLDLSSNFLGGVLSQHVESLRNLRILKLGENLLGGSVPGEIGNLTKLQQLSLRSNKFDGGIPSSIMYLKDLQVLDLRDNTLSMDIPPMIGNLSNITSLSLSNNRLTGGIPSSIQKLEKLETLELENNLLTGEIPLWLFNIEGLKKLFVGGNNLTWNNNGNAKMVPKCKQLSQLSLKSCGLAGEIPNWISTQKSLDFLDLSENQLTGTFPQWLAEMEVGNIFLSDNKLTGPLSPRLFNSLSLSVLSLSRNNFSGKLPDNVGNATELMILMLAENDFWGEVPKSISNIYRLLLLDLSKNRFSGNNFPVFDPEALLAYIDFSSNQFSGDIPTTFSRETRILALGNNKFSGRLPRNLTKMSNLEHLDLHDNKLTGELPDFLSQISTLQVLSLRNNYFNGSIPDHISNLSNLRILDISSNYLTGKIPASCGHLAGMIETPDTYSSIFDLFTFLIEFHDLIVNWKKSKQGLSSRSLSIYSFLDLSKNQLSGEISVSLGKLKDLKLLNISYNNLSGNIPSSFGDLESMESLDLSHNELSGSIPESLAKLKEISNLDVSNNMLTGKIPVGGQMDTMDDPSSYANNSGLCGMQIQIPCEEQQLPHRGEKEADKAWFSWEGVGIGYAAGLISTVGIIYLYSYIYPPVVHKRKARQRF; from the coding sequence ATGCCCAAACTAATCCACTTACTTGCACtgctcctcttcttctttacCCCTTGTCTATGCTGTTTTGAAGATCAAAGCCACGCCCTTCTCCAGTTTAAATCTTCCCTCATCAGCTCTACAAACTCCTCCAATGATTCACTCTTTAGTTTGGAGTCTTGGAAGCCCGGATCAGATTGTTGTCTTTGGGACCGGGTCATCTGTAGTACTCCTAGTTCTGGCTCAGATTTAAGGTCTGTGATTGCTCTACATCTTGGTTCTCTCGTTTCCATGGAGTCATCAGGGCCCATGATGGTGAGTTCAAGCATTTTGAAGCCACTCTCTCGCATTAGGAGCTTGGCTTTGCTTGACATCTCCTATAACTACATACAAGGTGAGATTCCTGGGAATGAGCTTGCTAATCTCACCAAATTGGTTCACCTCGATATGATGAACAACAACTTCAGTGGCTCCATTCCACCACAAGTTTTCCACTTGAAGTATCTGCGATATCTTGATCTGAGTAGCAACTTTCTCGGTGGTGTTCTAAGTCAGCACGTGGAATCTCTTCGGAACTTGAGGATTTTGAAGTTGGGTGAAAATCTTCTTGGTGGAAGTGTTCCTGGTGAAATTGGAAACCTCACAAAGTTACAACAATTGTCCCTTAGGAGCAACAAATTTGATGGTGGAATCCCATCTTCGATCATGTATTTGAAAGATTTGCAAGTATTGGACCTGAGGGACAACACTTTATCCATGGACATTCCTCCTATGATTGGCAATCTATCCAACATCACCAGTTTGTCCTTGAGCAACAACAGGCTGACTGGAGGAATCCCATCATCGATACAGAAATTGGAgaaattagaaaccttggagCTGGAAAACAACTTGCTGACCGGTGAGATTCCACTGTGGTTGTTCAATATTGAAGGCCTGAAGAAATTGTTTGTTGGAGGAAATAACCTGACTTGGAATAACAATGGGAATGCAAAGATGGTACCAAAGTGTAAGCAGCTTTCTCAATTGTCCTTGAAATCTTGTGGCCTTGCTGGAGAAATCCCTAACTGGATTTCCACTCAGAAGAGTCTGGATTTTCTTGACTTGAGCGAGAACCAGCTAACCGGAACATTTCCACAGTGGCTCGCCGAAATGGAAGTTGGCAACATTTTTCTGTCAGATAACAAACTTACAGGTCCACTCTCACCTCGCCTTTTCAACTCTCTAAGTTTATCAGTTCTTTCCCTGTCTCGGAATAATTTTTCTGGTAAACTACCGGATAACGTTGGTAATGCCACTGAGCTCATGATTCTTATGCTGGCTGAAAACGACTTCTGGGGAGAGGTTCCCAAATCCATCTCCAATATATATCGCCTCCTTCTATTAGACTTGTCGAAAAACAGATTTTCTGGAAACAATTTCCCTGTTTTTGACCCTGAAGCTTTGCTAGCTTACATTGATTTCTCATCCAACCAATTCTCAGGTGATATTCCAACCACATTTTCTCGAGAAACTAGAATTCTTGCATTGGGAAATAACAAGTTTTCTGGCAGATTGCCTAGAAACTTGACAAAAATGAGCAATCTTGAGCATCTAGATCTCCATGATAACAAACTCACTGGTGAATTACCAGACTTTCTCTCTCAAATCTCCACCCTTCAAGTTCTCAGCTTAAGAAACAACTATTTCAATGGTTCAATCCCAGATCATATATCCAATCTTAGTAACCTCCGGATTCTTGACATCTCAAGCAACTATCTCACAGGAAAAATCCCTGCAAGTTGTGGACATCTTGCTGGAATGATTGAAACACCGGATACATATTCGTCTATTTTTGATCTTTTCACCtttttaattgaattccacGACTTGATAGTGAATTGGAAAAAATCGAAACAAGGTCTCTCAAGCCGCAGCCTCAGTATCTACTCTTTCTTAGACCTATCAAAGAACCAACTCTCAGGAGAAATTTCAGTCTCATTAGGTAAGCTGAAGGATCTCAAACTTCTGAATATTTCATATAACAATCTATCTGGCAACATACCATCAAGTTTCGGTGATTTGGAGAGTATGGAGAGCTTGGACTTATCTCACAACGAACTGTCTGGTTCAATTCCAGAATCACTTGCAAAACTGAAAGAAATTTCTAATTTGGATGTGAGCAACAACATGCTCACTGGTAAAATCCCAGTGGGTGGCCAGATGGACACAATGGATGATCCAAGCTCTTATGCCAACAACAGTGGACTCTGTGGAATGCAAATTCAAATTCCATGTGAGGAACAGCAGCTGCCCCACCGAGGAGAAAAGGAGGCAGACAAGGCATGGTTCTCATGGGAAGGAGTAGGGATTGGATATGCAGCTGGCCTCATCTCGACAGTGGGAatcatatatctatatagttATATTTACCCTCCAGTTGTCCACAAACGAAAAGCAAGGCAAAGGTTTTAA
- the LOC107415059 gene encoding uncharacterized protein LOC107415059, with the protein MRVLFCKIHCPSFICFCKPSAHIYTPGPLKLENIPHPHVPSKLVSVPEASDQLAGEAKLTEETLDHEKQQQPTLNCRKSSLKKPNSSSGSPNEEQKKRVQWMDFLGKELVSIREFESSEGEESDNEDGQNRGCICVIL; encoded by the exons ATGAGGGTTTTGTTCTGCAAGATCCATTGTCCCTCATTCATTTGCTTCTGTAAACCGTCTGCTCATATTTACACGCCCGGACCACTGAAATTGGAGAATATCCCACATCCACATGTGCCTTCAAAACTTGTTTCAGTTCCTGAAGCCTCTGATCAATTAGCTGGTGAGGCTAAACTCACGGAGGAGACGCTAGACCATGAGAAACAACAACAACCTACTCTGAATTGCAGAAAAAGTAGTCTCAAGAAGCCTAATTCAAGCTCTGGTTCTCCAAATGAGGAGCAGAAGAAGAGAGTACAATGGATGGACTTTTTAGGGAAAGAGCTTGTTTCAATTAGGGAATTTGAATCCag TGAaggtgaagaaagtgataatgaAGATGGGCAGAATAGAGGTTGCATCTGCGTTATTTTATGA